A part of Candidatus Alcyoniella australis genomic DNA contains:
- a CDS encoding radical SAM protein — MIEVCELFAGLAGEGVWSGRAAAFVRLSGCNLRCCWCDTSYAWEGGERMRRASVVVAIRRMALKRVVVTGGEPLLQRETPRLLADLLDRGLHTALETNGTFALDQVPQGVHIAMDLKPPSSGHADSVRWSNLERLGPNDELKVVIADRADLDWLVRVLHERADQLNAPVYVQPAHGRLAARRLADWLVEQRLDLRLGIQLHKLLWGTERGR; from the coding sequence ATGATCGAGGTTTGCGAGCTGTTCGCCGGCCTGGCGGGAGAGGGCGTCTGGAGCGGCCGTGCCGCGGCCTTCGTGCGCCTGTCGGGCTGCAACCTGCGCTGTTGCTGGTGCGACACGAGCTACGCCTGGGAGGGCGGCGAACGCATGCGCCGCGCGAGCGTGGTCGTCGCTATACGACGCATGGCGCTTAAGCGCGTGGTGGTCACTGGCGGCGAGCCGCTGTTGCAGCGCGAGACTCCGCGACTGCTCGCGGACCTGCTCGATCGCGGATTGCACACGGCGCTGGAGACCAACGGCACGTTTGCGCTGGACCAGGTGCCCCAGGGCGTGCACATCGCGATGGACCTCAAGCCGCCCTCGTCGGGCCACGCTGATAGCGTGCGCTGGTCCAACCTCGAACGGCTGGGCCCCAACGACGAGCTAAAGGTAGTGATTGCCGACCGCGCGGATTTGGACTGGCTGGTGCGCGTGCTCCACGAGCGGGCCGATCAGCTCAACGCGCCGGTCTACGTGCAGCCGGCACACGGCAGGCTCGCGGCGCGCAGGCTGGCCGACTGGTTGGTCGAGCAGCGGCTGGACCTGCGTCTGGGAATTCAGCTCCACAAGCTGCTGTGGGGCACGGAGCGCGGTCGATGA
- the queC gene encoding 7-cyano-7-deazaguanine synthase QueC, producing the protein MSGAVLLLSGGLDSSTCAAWARDQGRELYCLTVSYGQRHSRELLSAKRVAHEFGAVEHLLVDAPLDRFGHSALTDRIDVPKDRDLQQIGADIPITYVPARNTVLLSLALAYAESRGLFELVIGANRLDHSGYPDCRPEFVAAFEALAATATADAVQGRGRYRVHAPLMDLDKAQIIRLGSGLGLDYGLTWSCYDPQGEGARARPCGRCDSCILRAKGFKQAGLVDPLLS; encoded by the coding sequence ATGAGCGGCGCGGTGCTGCTGCTCTCCGGCGGGCTGGACTCGTCGACCTGCGCTGCCTGGGCCCGCGACCAAGGGCGCGAGCTGTACTGCCTGACGGTCTCCTACGGCCAGCGCCACTCGCGCGAGCTGCTCTCGGCAAAGCGCGTGGCCCACGAGTTCGGTGCGGTCGAACACCTGCTGGTCGACGCGCCGCTGGACCGCTTCGGCCACAGTGCATTGACCGACCGCATCGACGTGCCCAAAGATCGCGACCTACAACAAATCGGCGCGGACATTCCGATCACCTACGTTCCGGCACGCAACACGGTGCTGCTCTCGCTGGCGTTGGCCTACGCCGAGTCGCGCGGGCTGTTCGAGTTGGTTATCGGCGCCAACCGCCTGGACCACTCGGGCTACCCCGACTGCCGTCCGGAGTTCGTGGCCGCGTTCGAGGCGCTGGCCGCCACGGCCACGGCCGACGCGGTCCAGGGCCGGGGCCGTTATCGCGTTCACGCGCCGCTGATGGATCTGGACAAGGCGCAGATCATCCGCCTGGGCAGCGGCCTGGGCCTGGACTACGGCCTGACCTGGAGCTGCTACGATCCGCAGGGCGAGGGCGCGCGCGCACGCCCCTGCGGCCGTTGCGACTCGTGCATCCTGCGCGCCAAGGGGTTCAAACAAGCGGGCCTTGTTGATCCGCTTTTATCCTGA
- a CDS encoding YqaA family protein, whose protein sequence is MVGRSDVASQELKQTIEGNLAPGPPQKRGLMRRLYDWVLHWAETPYGSWALGLLAVAESSFFPIPPDPLLIVLVLGKRSKAMFFAALTTLGSVIGGVGGWLIGMFLMQAVGQSIIDFYGAQEQFNYVEKMYNEWGVIFLFTAALTPIPYKVFTIASGAFGMSLLPFVLISLIGRGLRFFAVSGLIYLFGPPIQRFIDKYFNLLAILFVVLLVAGFVLIKYFFH, encoded by the coding sequence ATGGTTGGAAGGAGTGACGTGGCGAGCCAGGAACTGAAACAGACGATCGAGGGAAACCTCGCGCCCGGGCCGCCGCAAAAACGCGGCCTGATGCGGCGGCTCTACGACTGGGTTTTGCATTGGGCTGAGACGCCCTACGGCTCGTGGGCCCTGGGGCTGCTCGCGGTGGCCGAGTCGAGCTTCTTCCCGATTCCACCCGATCCGCTGCTGATCGTGCTCGTGCTGGGCAAGCGCAGCAAGGCGATGTTCTTCGCCGCGCTGACCACTCTGGGCTCGGTGATCGGCGGCGTGGGCGGCTGGCTGATCGGGATGTTCCTGATGCAGGCCGTGGGGCAGTCGATCATCGACTTCTACGGCGCGCAGGAACAGTTCAACTACGTCGAGAAGATGTACAACGAATGGGGCGTGATCTTCCTGTTCACCGCGGCGCTGACGCCGATCCCCTACAAGGTCTTCACCATCGCCAGCGGCGCCTTTGGCATGAGCCTACTGCCCTTCGTGCTGATCAGCCTGATCGGTCGCGGGCTGCGCTTCTTCGCGGTCTCGGGTTTGATCTATCTGTTCGGGCCGCCGATTCAGCGCTTTATCGACAAATATTTCAACCTGCTGGCGATCCTGTTCGTGGTGCTGCTCGTGGCCGGCTTCGTGTTGATCAAGTATTTCTTCCATTGA
- a CDS encoding TIGR00725 family protein: MRKVIGVIGAGSADAQTLDLARAVGAAIARAGCDLVCGGLGGVMQAACQGAREAGGLTIGVLPGSSRHDANPYVDVAIVTDMGYARNVIIAQTAQALIAISGGPGTLSEIAIGLKLGKPVISLGSWDVDPRIRRASDPQNAVECALESIK, encoded by the coding sequence ATGCGCAAGGTGATCGGAGTGATCGGAGCGGGCTCGGCCGATGCTCAGACGCTCGACCTTGCGCGCGCAGTGGGCGCGGCGATCGCCCGCGCGGGATGCGACCTGGTCTGCGGCGGATTGGGCGGCGTGATGCAGGCCGCCTGCCAAGGCGCGCGCGAGGCGGGTGGATTGACCATCGGCGTGCTGCCCGGGTCCTCGCGGCACGATGCCAACCCTTACGTGGACGTGGCGATCGTCACAGACATGGGGTATGCGCGCAATGTGATCATCGCCCAGACCGCGCAGGCCTTGATCGCGATCAGCGGCGGACCGGGCACGCTCTCCGAGATCGCCATCGGTCTGAAGCTGGGCAAACCGGTGATCAGCCTGGGCTCGTGGGATGTCGATCCGCGGATACGCCGTGCGAGCGACCCGCAAAATGCGGTAGAATGCGCGCTGGAGTCGATTAAGTGA
- a CDS encoding MerR family transcriptional regulator, which translates to MARQIEIPDKLYFKIGEVSDLTGIKPYVLRYWESEFNIVKPSKTKTNQRLYKRKEVEMILEIKKLLYEDKFTIAGAKKILQERHRGRSTTQLTLGFEDAKTKQVLAKIKEELIEIKGLIAKG; encoded by the coding sequence ATGGCTCGTCAGATAGAGATACCCGATAAGCTCTACTTCAAGATCGGCGAGGTCAGCGATCTGACCGGGATCAAGCCGTACGTCTTGAGGTATTGGGAATCTGAATTCAATATCGTCAAACCCTCTAAGACCAAGACGAACCAGCGTCTGTACAAGCGTAAAGAAGTCGAGATGATTCTCGAAATTAAGAAGCTGCTTTACGAGGACAAGTTCACCATCGCCGGTGCGAAGAAAATCCTCCAGGAACGGCACCGCGGTCGCTCGACCACACAGCTCACTTTGGGTTTCGAGGACGCTAAAACCAAACAGGTTTTGGCCAAGATCAAGGAAGAGCTGATCGAGATCAAGGGGCTGATTGCCAAGGGTTGA
- a CDS encoding integration host factor subunit alpha, with protein MTKADLVNCIYERVGFSKKESAKIVEMVFDIIKETLEKGEKIKISGFGNFVVREKRSRIGRNPQTGEEIEITARRVLTFKPSQVLRNALKDPTATKAEGADE; from the coding sequence ATGACCAAAGCCGATCTGGTGAATTGCATTTATGAACGAGTGGGATTTTCAAAAAAGGAGTCGGCCAAGATCGTCGAGATGGTGTTCGACATCATCAAGGAAACCCTGGAAAAGGGCGAGAAGATCAAGATCTCCGGCTTTGGAAATTTCGTTGTGCGCGAGAAGAGATCCAGGATCGGTCGCAATCCGCAGACCGGAGAAGAGATCGAGATCACCGCGCGTCGCGTGTTGACGTTCAAGCCTTCTCAGGTCTTGCGCAACGCGCTGAAGGATCCTACGGCAACAAAGGCCGAGGGAGCGGACGAATAG
- a CDS encoding GDSL-type esterase/lipase family protein yields the protein MLSSYVKRRSFLALLCGAGTLGALEGGCHAWRYVLGHPTIELAQWPPMPKGPNVTRIVCLGESTTYGTPWGNELAWPAMLEHLLHRLAPQREWQVLNAGVAGADSSDMLRILDQGGNFQADLLIVFAGNNTFYREFLEATFFPGLRIDHGEVQRSLLLLPNAPRKVRQVLRFIDAPEIGISGLLPRFLQYQREVDPQRLIKRLTDAVGLISQRCNELGTPMLVATQPVNVLSWLPFVSDPQSAPQWADQLLQTCSALADGHAAQAGSIAEQALQKFNEPLLLQSAGIAAWDQGELSRATSLLLEALDRDVNRFRGTPSLWRGLLAKAHQLDVPSLDLAGQYYDQLAAGRIEDEIFLDLVHYTLPGAMWIAREMLRGISDLGLVQGIAAQQIEEMGIATELEEFAGKSCGNVLGGLQSALELPRVFEQFQIVEQICKLAAQHSPPADWAKPTLDELRAQRPGFTALGQLTRRIPLPLIPARYGL from the coding sequence ATGCTCAGCTCGTACGTCAAACGCCGATCGTTTCTTGCGCTGCTTTGCGGCGCGGGCACGTTGGGCGCTCTCGAGGGCGGCTGCCACGCCTGGCGTTACGTCCTCGGCCACCCGACGATCGAGCTCGCCCAATGGCCGCCGATGCCCAAGGGCCCCAACGTCACACGCATCGTCTGCCTGGGCGAGTCCACCACCTACGGCACGCCCTGGGGCAACGAGTTGGCCTGGCCCGCGATGCTCGAACATTTGCTACATCGCCTCGCTCCCCAGCGCGAGTGGCAGGTGCTCAACGCCGGGGTAGCCGGAGCCGATTCCTCCGACATGCTGCGCATTCTCGATCAGGGCGGCAATTTCCAAGCCGACCTGCTGATCGTTTTCGCCGGGAACAACACCTTCTACCGCGAGTTTCTCGAGGCGACGTTCTTCCCCGGGCTGCGCATCGATCACGGAGAGGTGCAACGCAGCCTGCTGTTGCTCCCCAACGCGCCGCGCAAAGTGCGCCAGGTGCTGCGGTTCATCGACGCGCCCGAAATAGGGATCAGCGGACTGCTGCCGCGCTTTTTGCAATATCAACGCGAGGTCGATCCGCAGCGGTTGATCAAGCGCCTCACCGACGCCGTGGGCCTGATCAGCCAGCGTTGCAACGAACTGGGCACGCCGATGCTGGTGGCGACCCAGCCGGTGAACGTGCTCAGCTGGCTGCCGTTTGTCAGCGACCCGCAATCGGCCCCGCAATGGGCGGACCAACTGCTGCAGACCTGCTCAGCGCTGGCCGACGGACACGCGGCCCAGGCGGGTTCCATCGCGGAGCAGGCGTTGCAGAAATTCAATGAGCCGCTGCTGTTGCAATCAGCGGGAATCGCGGCCTGGGACCAAGGAGAGCTGTCGCGCGCAACGTCGCTGTTGCTCGAGGCGCTGGATCGCGACGTCAACCGTTTCCGCGGCACGCCCTCCCTGTGGCGCGGCCTATTGGCCAAGGCTCACCAGCTGGACGTCCCGTCGCTGGATTTGGCCGGACAGTACTACGACCAGTTGGCAGCCGGACGGATCGAGGACGAGATCTTCCTGGATCTGGTGCACTACACTCTGCCCGGCGCAATGTGGATCGCGCGGGAAATGCTGCGCGGCATCAGCGATCTGGGGCTGGTCCAAGGCATTGCGGCCCAGCAGATCGAGGAGATGGGCATCGCAACCGAGCTTGAGGAATTCGCGGGAAAAAGCTGCGGAAATGTGCTCGGCGGTCTGCAGAGCGCCCTGGAACTGCCGCGGGTCTTCGAGCAGTTTCAGATCGTCGAACAGATCTGCAAGCTGGCCGCGCAACACTCGCCCCCGGCCGACTGGGCCAAGCCGACACTCGACGAGCTACGCGCTCAGCGCCCTGGATTCACCGCCCTGGGCCAACTAACGCGGCGCATCCCCCTGCCGTTGATTCCCGCCCGCTACGGGCTATAG
- a CDS encoding nitroreductase family protein — protein sequence MGNKVVELLNSRFAGRSITSEPLEKAIVAELIQAARLTPSCFNNQPWRFLFLQSADAIAKGTEALSAGNKPWAGRAPLLIVGYTRATDDCQLPDGREYHQFDLGMSVMNILLAATHHGLAARPMAGFDPAKIKQLFKLEEDCQPLVMISVGHTSTDESHLPKHYLGKAHSPRERKDADEIVTKL from the coding sequence ATGGGCAACAAGGTTGTCGAACTTTTAAACTCACGATTCGCCGGACGCTCGATTACCAGCGAGCCGTTGGAAAAGGCGATTGTCGCCGAGCTGATCCAGGCCGCGCGCCTCACGCCCTCGTGCTTCAATAATCAGCCCTGGCGGTTTTTATTTCTGCAAAGCGCGGACGCGATCGCCAAGGGGACCGAGGCGCTCAGCGCGGGCAACAAGCCCTGGGCCGGACGCGCGCCGCTGCTGATCGTGGGCTACACCCGTGCGACGGATGATTGCCAACTGCCCGACGGCCGCGAGTACCACCAGTTCGATCTGGGGATGTCGGTGATGAACATCCTGCTCGCGGCCACGCACCACGGTCTGGCCGCGCGGCCCATGGCCGGGTTCGATCCGGCCAAAATTAAGCAGCTGTTCAAGCTCGAAGAGGACTGCCAGCCGCTGGTGATGATATCCGTAGGACACACGTCCACGGACGAGAGCCATCTGCCCAAGCACTACCTGGGCAAGGCGCACTCGCCTCGCGAGCGCAAGGATGCCGACGAGATCGTAACCAAGCTATAG
- the pheT gene encoding phenylalanine--tRNA ligase subunit beta has product MRVSYRWLKDYVELNAEPLKLGEALTMVGFELELLERLGEDLDNVVAARIERVEPHPKADRLSICTINEGSQSHQVVCGAPGLEPGQVAAWARPGAQLPNGMQIKEAKLRGVQSEGMLCAADELGLFADHSALYYLAPDAPLGVGIIEAAQLDDWVLELGVTPNRPDVLSMIGVAREVAAIYGQRSERPALEFQPVGGAVEQAVSVEILDPERCPRYCGMLVRNVTIGPSPQWMIARLNAAGLRSINNVVDITNFVLLECGQPLHAFDLAQLGDSRIVVRRAADGEKIVTLDEVERTLSDDDLLICDGSGPVALAGIMGGQGSMINDQTTDVFIESAYFEPTGIRRTSHRLGLSSDSSFRFERGIDYDSVPWGLHRAATLVAEFAGGTIVEGYIDNRPRDIERKAIELRVGRANQVLGIELSAAQMAGLLESVELTTEPVGENLLVKVPAFRVDIFGEADLHEEVARLYGYDKIPETLHAGSPGASLGFALRKPFVRFRQALAGCGFTEAVTISFIAPRLLDTMRAEPGQYVRLGNPLSEDLCVLRDTLLPSLLICVARNNARGIDDCSLFELRRVFKPVEGEQLPDEHYELALVLGGNRSAPHWSGKPEPVDLFDLKGAVEELLAVLKIENVGWRPAERHAFLPGVCAELIIDDRPVGVVGKLARRVLSEFKLERDVFAAQIDAEALAAASRTSFIFHRVSRHPAIQRDLAVVVDEKVAAARLLELVRGVGSDLLIHSEVFDLYRGAPLESGKKSIAISCTYQAMDRTLTDEQIDRIHAAIVEELAIKVGAHLRQ; this is encoded by the coding sequence GTGCGCGTCTCATACCGTTGGTTAAAAGATTACGTAGAACTTAACGCCGAACCGCTCAAGCTCGGCGAGGCCCTGACCATGGTCGGATTCGAGCTGGAACTGCTCGAACGCCTGGGCGAGGACCTGGACAATGTTGTGGCCGCGCGCATCGAGCGCGTCGAGCCGCATCCCAAGGCCGACCGGCTGTCGATTTGCACGATCAACGAGGGTTCGCAGAGTCACCAGGTGGTCTGCGGCGCGCCGGGCCTCGAGCCGGGTCAGGTCGCGGCCTGGGCCCGTCCGGGGGCGCAGCTGCCCAACGGGATGCAGATCAAGGAGGCCAAGCTGCGCGGGGTCCAGAGCGAGGGCATGCTCTGCGCGGCCGACGAGCTGGGACTTTTCGCCGACCACAGCGCGCTGTACTACCTGGCGCCCGACGCACCGCTGGGCGTAGGGATCATCGAGGCGGCGCAGCTCGACGACTGGGTGCTCGAGCTGGGCGTGACTCCCAACCGTCCCGACGTGCTGAGCATGATCGGCGTGGCGCGCGAGGTCGCGGCGATCTACGGCCAGCGTTCCGAACGTCCCGCGCTGGAGTTCCAGCCCGTGGGCGGCGCGGTGGAGCAGGCGGTGAGCGTCGAGATCCTCGACCCCGAGCGCTGCCCGCGCTACTGCGGCATGTTGGTGCGCAATGTTACGATCGGACCCTCGCCGCAGTGGATGATCGCGCGGCTCAACGCCGCGGGCCTGCGCTCGATCAACAACGTTGTCGACATCACCAATTTCGTGCTGCTCGAATGCGGCCAGCCGCTGCATGCCTTTGACCTGGCCCAGCTTGGCGACAGCCGGATCGTGGTGCGCCGCGCCGCGGACGGCGAAAAGATCGTGACCCTCGACGAGGTCGAGCGCACGCTGAGCGACGACGACCTGCTGATCTGCGACGGCAGCGGCCCGGTGGCCCTAGCCGGCATCATGGGCGGGCAGGGCAGCATGATCAACGACCAGACCACGGACGTATTCATCGAGAGCGCCTATTTCGAGCCCACGGGCATCCGCCGCACCAGTCACCGCCTGGGTCTGAGTTCCGACTCGAGCTTCCGCTTCGAGCGCGGAATCGACTACGACTCGGTGCCCTGGGGACTGCATCGCGCCGCGACCCTGGTGGCCGAATTTGCCGGCGGAACGATCGTTGAGGGTTACATCGACAACCGGCCGCGCGACATCGAACGCAAGGCGATCGAGCTGCGCGTGGGGCGCGCCAACCAGGTGCTGGGCATCGAGCTGAGCGCCGCGCAGATGGCCGGGCTGCTCGAGTCGGTCGAGCTTACGACCGAACCTGTGGGCGAGAACCTGCTGGTCAAGGTGCCGGCGTTTCGCGTGGACATCTTCGGCGAGGCCGATTTGCACGAAGAGGTCGCGCGGCTCTACGGCTACGACAAGATCCCCGAGACGTTGCACGCCGGCAGCCCCGGCGCATCGCTAGGTTTTGCCCTGCGCAAGCCGTTCGTGCGCTTCCGCCAGGCCCTGGCCGGCTGCGGCTTCACCGAGGCGGTGACGATCAGCTTCATTGCTCCGCGGCTGCTCGACACGATGCGCGCCGAACCCGGGCAGTACGTGCGGTTGGGCAACCCGCTGTCCGAGGATCTCTGCGTACTGCGCGATACGCTGCTGCCCAGCCTGCTGATCTGCGTGGCGCGCAACAACGCGCGCGGCATCGACGATTGCTCGCTGTTCGAGCTGCGCCGGGTGTTCAAGCCGGTTGAAGGAGAGCAACTTCCCGACGAACACTACGAGCTGGCGCTGGTGCTCGGCGGCAATCGCAGTGCGCCGCACTGGTCGGGCAAGCCCGAGCCCGTCGACTTGTTCGACCTCAAGGGAGCGGTGGAGGAGCTGCTGGCCGTACTCAAGATTGAGAACGTCGGCTGGCGTCCGGCCGAGCGGCACGCTTTTTTGCCCGGAGTTTGCGCCGAGCTGATCATCGATGATCGGCCGGTAGGAGTGGTGGGCAAGCTCGCGCGACGCGTGCTCTCCGAGTTCAAGCTTGAGCGCGATGTGTTCGCCGCACAGATCGACGCCGAGGCCCTGGCCGCCGCCTCAAGGACATCCTTCATATTTCATCGGGTTAGCCGCCACCCGGCAATCCAGCGCGATTTGGCGGTGGTGGTTGACGAGAAGGTCGCGGCCGCCAGACTGCTCGAGCTGGTGCGCGGCGTGGGCTCGGATCTGTTGATACACTCCGAAGTCTTTGACCTCTACCGCGGCGCGCCCCTGGAGTCGGGGAAGAAGAGCATCGCCATATCATGTACTTATCAGGCAATGGACCGTACGTTGACCGACGAGCAGATCGATCGGATTCATGCGGCGATAGTTGAGGAATTGGCTATAAAAGTCGGCGCTCATTTAAGACAATAG
- a CDS encoding protein-L-isoaspartate(D-aspartate) O-methyltransferase, translating to MSRPSKSFKQRLTEFEPDLRGRERSRMVREHIAARGVSDPRVIEAMEALPRELFVPEALRLRAYDDNPLPIGHEQTISQPYIVALMTEALKLRGGEKVLELGTGCGYQTAILALLAGQVFSIERVGDLARDAEKTLERLKLYNVSIWIKDGTYGWKEQAPFDGIIVTAGAPDVPQTLVEQLAVGGRLVIPVGDTFTQDLVVVRRTADGIKRTSLGGCRFVKLVGKHGWKE from the coding sequence GTGAGCAGGCCGAGCAAGTCCTTCAAACAGCGCCTGACCGAGTTCGAGCCCGATTTGCGCGGCCGCGAGCGCAGCAGGATGGTCCGCGAGCATATAGCGGCGCGCGGCGTGTCCGACCCGCGGGTGATCGAGGCGATGGAGGCGTTGCCGCGCGAGCTGTTCGTGCCCGAGGCGTTGCGTTTGCGCGCCTACGACGACAACCCGCTGCCCATCGGCCACGAGCAGACGATCAGCCAGCCGTACATCGTGGCGCTGATGACCGAGGCGCTTAAGTTGCGCGGCGGCGAGAAGGTGCTCGAGCTGGGCACGGGCTGCGGCTATCAGACCGCGATCCTCGCGCTGCTGGCCGGCCAGGTATTCTCCATCGAGCGCGTGGGCGATTTGGCGCGGGACGCGGAGAAGACGCTGGAGCGCCTCAAGCTCTACAACGTATCGATCTGGATCAAGGACGGCACCTACGGCTGGAAAGAGCAGGCGCCGTTCGACGGAATCATCGTCACCGCGGGCGCGCCGGATGTGCCGCAGACCCTGGTGGAGCAGTTGGCAGTGGGCGGTCGGCTGGTGATTCCCGTGGGCGATACGTTTACACAAGACTTGGTGGTCGTGCGCCGTACTGCAGACGGAATCAAGCGCACCAGCCTCGGCGGCTGCCGATTCGTCAAGCTGGTGGGCAAGCATGGTTGGAAGGAGTGA
- a CDS encoding M23 family metallopeptidase, translating to MRTIRALWICSAMLLLAALALACGSTFGVYHTVQRGQTLYSIAKSYNIPMDELVRLNRIKDPDKIQAGQKLFIPGTLEHRSVKPTCGPNISNPATTPRPNVTSDPSAQVSRPDGANPFVEEGKPAPDLTTFGPGCGLKLIWPVNGTIYSRFGMRGSRFHEGVDIAAPEGTAIVAAEEGTVVYEGSKFAGYGKIVVIKHACNAVTVYAHNQRNLVSEGDRVRKGQLIARVGQTGRASGPHCHFEVRINRVPANPENFLPKR from the coding sequence GTGAGAACTATTCGAGCGCTGTGGATCTGTTCGGCGATGCTGTTGCTCGCCGCGTTGGCGCTCGCCTGCGGCTCGACCTTCGGCGTGTATCACACGGTGCAACGCGGCCAAACGTTGTACTCGATCGCCAAGAGCTACAACATCCCGATGGACGAGCTGGTGCGGCTCAACCGGATCAAGGACCCGGACAAAATCCAGGCCGGCCAAAAGCTGTTTATCCCCGGCACCCTGGAACACCGCAGCGTCAAGCCGACCTGCGGCCCCAATATTTCTAATCCTGCAACGACTCCGCGACCGAACGTCACGTCCGATCCGTCCGCCCAGGTCTCCCGGCCCGACGGCGCCAATCCGTTTGTCGAGGAGGGCAAGCCCGCGCCCGATCTGACGACCTTCGGCCCGGGCTGTGGTCTGAAGCTGATCTGGCCGGTCAACGGCACGATCTATTCGCGCTTCGGCATGCGCGGCTCGCGCTTCCACGAGGGGGTCGATATCGCGGCGCCCGAGGGTACGGCGATCGTCGCGGCCGAGGAAGGCACTGTTGTCTACGAGGGCAGCAAGTTCGCGGGCTACGGCAAGATCGTGGTCATCAAACATGCGTGCAACGCGGTCACGGTCTACGCCCACAATCAACGCAACTTGGTCAGCGAGGGCGACCGCGTGCGCAAGGGGCAGCTGATCGCGCGCGTGGGCCAGACCGGCCGCGCCTCGGGCCCGCACTGCCACTTCGAGGTGCGGATCAACCGCGTGCCGGCCAACCCCGAGAATTTTTTACCTAAGCGATAG
- the surE gene encoding 5'/3'-nucleotidase SurE, protein MILVSNDDGIDAAGIKALSEALASLDRVIVVAPDRERSAASHALTLHHPLRYTEVGPGRFMVDGTPTDCVHLAVNGLLDERPQLLVSGINRGGNLGDDITYSGTVAAAMEGTLLKVPSIAISLDGFERFDYQDAAHFAVRIARKVIQRGLPPDHLLNVNVPERHNGVPRGVMITRQGKRFYGEPVVEKLDPRGRKYYWIGAEGDQHPQPEKGTDLWAVQNGYISVTPLWLDLTGQELLGELESWEL, encoded by the coding sequence ATGATCCTGGTCTCCAACGACGACGGCATTGATGCGGCGGGCATTAAGGCCCTGAGCGAGGCGCTGGCGTCCCTGGACCGCGTGATCGTGGTCGCGCCGGATCGCGAGCGAAGCGCCGCCAGTCACGCGCTGACCCTACACCATCCGCTGCGCTACACCGAGGTCGGCCCGGGACGCTTCATGGTCGACGGCACTCCCACGGACTGCGTGCACCTGGCGGTCAACGGACTGCTCGACGAGCGTCCGCAGCTGTTGGTCAGCGGGATCAACCGCGGGGGCAATTTGGGCGACGACATCACCTATTCGGGTACGGTCGCCGCGGCAATGGAGGGGACGCTGCTCAAGGTGCCCTCGATCGCCATCAGCCTCGACGGGTTCGAGCGCTTCGACTATCAGGACGCCGCGCATTTTGCGGTGCGCATCGCGCGCAAGGTGATCCAGCGCGGCCTGCCCCCGGATCATCTGCTCAACGTCAACGTCCCCGAGCGGCACAACGGCGTGCCGCGCGGCGTGATGATCACCCGCCAGGGCAAACGTTTTTACGGCGAGCCGGTGGTCGAGAAGCTCGATCCGCGCGGCCGCAAGTACTACTGGATCGGTGCCGAGGGCGACCAGCATCCGCAGCCGGAAAAGGGCACCGATCTGTGGGCCGTGCAAAACGGCTACATCTCGGTCACGCCGCTGTGGCTCGATCTCACCGGCCAGGAACTGCTGGGCGAGTTGGAGTCGTGGGAGCTGTGA
- a CDS encoding adenine phosphoribosyltransferase, whose protein sequence is MKQLAESIRDIPDFPKEGIIFKDITTLLADAEAFHKSIDTFIERYRAIDIDVVLGVEARGFIFGAALAYGLETGLVIVRKPGKLPWKTHQVSYELEYGSDTLEIHQDAIKPGQRVLVIDDLLATGGTTAAVVELVRKMGGEVVECAFVIELDFLKGRDKIDDAPVFSLLHF, encoded by the coding sequence ATGAAACAACTCGCCGAATCGATCCGTGACATCCCGGACTTTCCCAAAGAAGGGATCATCTTCAAGGACATCACCACGCTGCTGGCCGACGCCGAGGCCTTTCACAAATCGATCGATACCTTTATCGAGCGCTACCGCGCGATAGACATCGACGTGGTGCTCGGGGTGGAGGCGCGCGGGTTCATCTTCGGCGCGGCCCTGGCCTACGGCCTGGAGACCGGGCTGGTGATCGTGCGCAAACCCGGCAAGCTGCCCTGGAAGACCCATCAAGTTTCCTACGAGCTCGAGTACGGCAGCGACACCCTGGAGATCCACCAGGACGCGATCAAACCCGGACAGCGCGTGCTGGTCATCGACGACCTGCTGGCCACCGGCGGCACCACCGCGGCGGTGGTCGAGCTGGTGCGCAAGATGGGCGGCGAGGTCGTGGAGTGCGCGTTCGTGATCGAGCTCGACTTTCTCAAGGGGCGCGACAAGATCGACGACGCACCGGTGTTCAGCCTGCTGCATTTCTAA